From one Rattus rattus isolate New Zealand chromosome 15, Rrattus_CSIRO_v1, whole genome shotgun sequence genomic stretch:
- the Syt4 gene encoding synaptotagmin-4, protein MAPITTSRVEFDEIPTVVGIFSAFGLVFTVSLFAWICCQRRSAKSNKTPPYKFVHVLKGVDIYPENLSSKKKFGGDDKSEAKRKAALPNLSLHLDLEKRDLNGNFPKTNPKAGSSSDLENVTPKLFTETEKEAVSPESLKSSTSLTSEEKQEKLGTLFLSLEYNFEKKAFVVNIKEAQGLPAMDEQSMTSDPYIKMTILPEKKHKVKTRVLRKTLDPVFDETFTFYGIPYPHIQELSLHFTVLSFDRFSRDDVIGEVLVPLSGIELSDGKMLMTREIIKRNAKKSSGRGELLVSLCYQSTTNTLTVVVLKARHLPKSDVSGLSDPYVKVNLYHAKKRISKKKTHVKKCTPNAVFNELFVFDIPCESLEEISVEFLVLDSERGSRNEVIGRLVLGATAEGSGGGHWKEICDFPRRQIAKWHMLCDG, encoded by the exons ATGGCTCCTATCACCACCAGCCGCGTGGAATTCG ATGAAATTCCCACAGTGGTGGGCATCTTCAGTGCTTTTGGCCTGgtcttcactgtgtctctctttgcctGGATCTGCTGCCAGAGAAGATCCGCTAAGTCCAACAAGACTCCTCCTTACAAGTTTGTGCACGTGCTTAAAGGAGTTGATATCTACCCAGAAAACCTAAGTAGCAAGAAGAAGTTTGGAGGAGACGACAAGAGTGAAGCGAAGCGAAAAGCAGCTTTGCCTAACCTTTCCCTGCATCTTGATCTCGAGAAGCGAGACCTCAATGGCAATTTCCCCAAAACCAACCCCAAAGCTGGCAGCTCCTCTGATCTGGAAAATGTCACCCCAAAGCTCTTTACGGAGACGGAAAAGGAGGCCGTCTCCCCTGAGAGCTTGAAGTCCAGCACTTCCCTCACTTcggaggagaaacaggagaagcTGGGCACCCTCTTCTTGTCTCTAGAGTACAACTTCGAGAAGAAAGCATTTGTGGTGAACATCAAGGAAGCCCAGGGCTTACCAGCCATGGATGAACAATCCATGACCTCTGACCCGTACATCAAGATGACAATCTTACCGGAGAAGAAGCACAAAGTGAAAACCAGAGTGCTGAGGAAGACGCTGGACCCCGTTTTTGACGAAACCTTCACATTCTATGGGATCCCTTATCCCCACATCCAAGAGCTGTCCCTGCACTTCACAGTCTTGAGCTTTGACAGGTTTTCAAGAGATGATGTCATTGGAGAAGTCCTTGTTCCTCTTTCAGGGATTGAATTATCAGACGGGAAAATGTTAATGACTAGAGAGATCATCAAGAGAAATGCTAAG AAGTCTTCTGGACGGGGTGAACTTCTGGTCTCCCTCTGTTATCAGTCCACTACAAACACGCTCACTGTGGTTGTCTTAAAAGCGCGGCACCTACCGAAATCTGATGTGTCTGGACTTTCAG ATCCCTACGTCAAAGTGAACCTGTACCATGCCAAGAAGAGAATCTCTAAAAAGAAGACTCACGTGAAAAAGTGCACTCCCAACGCAGTGTTCAACGAACTGTTTGTCTTTGATATTCCTTGTGAGAGTCTTGAAGAAATAAGTGTTGAATTTTTAGTTTTGGATTCCGAAAGGGGATCCCGAAATGAGGTGATTGGGCGGTTGGTCCTGGGTGCCACAGCAGAAGGAAGTGGTGGGGGGCACTGGAAGGAGATCTGTGACTTCCCCAGGAGACAAATTGCTAAGTGGCATATGCTCTGTGATGGTTAG